A single Triticum dicoccoides isolate Atlit2015 ecotype Zavitan chromosome 2A, WEW_v2.0, whole genome shotgun sequence DNA region contains:
- the LOC119359654 gene encoding uncharacterized protein LOC119359654, with translation MMVRAREMVQGPRCVALLLLVCMAALVASDTTDGLLPNGNFEEAPDRSQMDGTRVTGRYAIPRWEACGCVEYICSGQKQGDMVLPVPEGAHAVRLGNDASVQQQLSVTPGTHYAITFSAARTCAQAEKLNVTVGAQSGELPIQTVYTSSGWDSYSWAFEAKESVVTLTVHNPGYDEDAACGPVVDSFAIRTLLPPQSNEYNMLKNGDFEEGPYICPSTSCGVMVPPMDEDSYSPLFPWVILSSTKSVRYVDAAHYAVPQGARAVQLVFGAESALVQEVCTVPGVSYRMEFSIGDAADGCTGSLAVEAYAAGGRVTVPYESQGTGGFTRGVLEFTATEDRTRVVFVSASYNMKSDGTVCGPVVDDASLVCAQSHARRLLL, from the exons ATGATGGTGAGGGCAAGAGAGATGGTGCAAGGTCCCCGTTGCGTCGCGCTGTTGCTGCTCGTCTGCATGGCTGCTCTCGTAGCTTCGGACACCACCGATG GCCTCCTGCCGAACGGCAACTTCGAGGAGGCGCCGGACCGGTCGCAGATGGACGGGACGAGGGTGACGGGCCGCTACGCGATaccgcggtgggaggcctgcgggtGCGTGGAGTACATCTGCTCGGGCCAGAAGCAGGGGGACATGGTGCTGCCGGTCCCCGAGGGCGCCCACGCCGTGCGGCTCGGCAACGAcgcctccgtccagcagcagctcaGCGTGACGCCGGGGACGCACTACGCGATCACCTTCAGCGCGGCGCGCACCTGCGCCCAGGCCGAGAAGCTGAACGTGACGGTCGGGGCGCAGTCCGGCGAGCTCCCCATCCAGACGGTGTACACCAGCAGCGGCTGGGACTCCTACTCCTGGGCGTTCGAGGCCAAGGAGAGCGTCGTAACGCTCACCGTCCACAACCCCGGATATGATGAAGACGCCGCCTGCGGCCCCGTCGTCGACTCCTTCGCCATCAGGACCCTCCTGCCACCACAAAGCAACGAAT ATAACATGCTGAAGAACGGGGACTTCGAGGAGGGCCCGTACATCTGCCCCAGCACGTCGTGCGGGGTGATGGTGCCGCCCATGGACGAGGACAGCTACTCCCCGCTGTTCCCGTGGGTGATCCTGTCGTCGACCAAGTCCGTCCGGTACGTGGACGCGGCGCACTACGCGGTGCCGCAGGGCGCCCGGGCCGTGCAGCTGGTGTTCGGCGCGGAGAGCGCGCTGGTGCAGGAGGTGTGCACCGTGCCGGGGGTGTCTTACAGGATGGAGTTCTCGATCGGGGACGCGGCCGACGGGTGCACGGGCTCCCTCGCCGTGGAGGCGTACGCGGCGGGCGGGAGGGTGACGGTCCCGTACGAGTCCCAGGGCACGGGCGGGTTCACGCGCGGCGTGCTCGAGTTCACGGCGACGGAGGACCGGACGCGGGTGGTGTTCGTCAGCGCGAGCTACAACATGAAGTCCGACGGCACGGTCTGCGGGCCCGTCGTCGACGACGCCTCGCTCGTCTGCGCGCAGAGCCACGCTCGCCGGCTGCTTCTGTGA